The genomic interval AATTCCTCGGTCATGTCGGCTTCCTGGGCCTTCAGTTCCTGGACGCAGATGAAGTCGGCGTCGACGGACGCCAGCCAGTTGAAGAAACCTTTTTTGTGGGCCGAACGGATGCCGTTCAGGTTGGCGGAAATAATTCGTGGCATGGAAATGAGAAGAAGAGGGAACGGCGGCTGTGGGCACGGAATGGGTGCTGGATTAAAATACAGCCACTTTTTTAATCTGGGGTCACCGTGAACAATTTGCGCCAACAGTTTATCGCTTTTTCGGTCTCGACGGGAGTGCTCAAGTTCGGCGAGTTCACCACCAAGGCGGGCAGGCTCTCGCCGTATTTCTTCAACGCCGGCCTGTTCCACGACGGCGCGACCCTCGGCCAGCTGGCCCAGTTCTACGCCCAGACCCTGCTTGACTCGAACGTCGAGTTCGACATGCTGTTCGGCCCTGCCTACAAGGGCATCACGCTGGCCAGCGCCACCGCGGTCGCGCTGGCCGCCAAGGGCCGCAACACCTCCTACGCCTACAACCGCAAGGAAGCCAAGGACCACGGCGAAGGCGGCACCATCGTTGGCGCCACACTGCAGGGCAAGGTCGTGATCGTCGACGACGTGATCTCGGCTGGCACCTCGGTGCGCGAATCGGTGACCATGATCCGCGCCGCCGGTGCCGAGCCTGCCGCCGTGCTGATCGCGCTCGACCGCATGGAGCGTTCCGGCAAGGACGACGCGTTATCAAACGGGTCGGCGGTGCAGCAGGTGGCGGAGGAATTCGGCATACCCGTCATCTCGATCGCCAACCTGGA from Massilia sp. Se16.2.3 carries:
- the pyrE gene encoding orotate phosphoribosyltransferase, with the translated sequence MNNLRQQFIAFSVSTGVLKFGEFTTKAGRLSPYFFNAGLFHDGATLGQLAQFYAQTLLDSNVEFDMLFGPAYKGITLASATAVALAAKGRNTSYAYNRKEAKDHGEGGTIVGATLQGKVVIVDDVISAGTSVRESVTMIRAAGAEPAAVLIALDRMERSGKDDALSNGSAVQQVAEEFGIPVISIANLEDLFTYLSGEGAGAELGQHKDAVAAYRSRYGV